Proteins found in one Paenibacillus wynnii genomic segment:
- a CDS encoding DMT family transporter, which yields MKGILFAFLAGGFITLQGVANSRISEDIGTWQAAALTQFTGFAAAFLILMFVRDKNWQGLKRVKPLYLIGGAFASVIIFSNVTAIQQIGVTLTISAVLIAQLCLTFLVDSSGWFGVVKQKMRLPQFIGIGMMMAGVVILKF from the coding sequence ATGAAAGGTATACTATTTGCTTTTTTAGCCGGGGGATTTATTACTTTACAAGGGGTAGCCAATTCTCGGATTAGTGAGGATATCGGCACTTGGCAAGCAGCAGCACTGACTCAGTTCACTGGATTTGCAGCAGCTTTTCTAATACTGATGTTCGTCCGGGATAAGAATTGGCAGGGGTTGAAGCGAGTGAAGCCGTTATATTTGATCGGCGGTGCATTTGCATCCGTTATAATCTTCAGCAATGTCACAGCTATCCAACAAATCGGGGTAACTCTTACTATATCTGCTGTGTTGATTGCCCAACTGTGTCTGACTTTTCTGGTCGACAGCAGCGGATGGTTTGGCGTTGTGAAACAGAAGATGCGTCTGCCGCAATTCATTGGGATCGGAATGATGATGGCTGGAGTGGTGATCCTGAAGTTTTGA
- a CDS encoding phosphodiester glycosidase family protein, with the protein MNPSSLPQRSTVKKKRKSQKRKKKSFFRTLSKVILTFLILILAAGGWFYLAPSARNFRFLVADTLITTQHRYLAKYIIGEDELKNRVSEYSTRFEQMGVEEDTHTIDTAKPQEEELVKPLVEVENVSGSGYTGFVMIVNDPTKIRLGIPNKVGSGEKVSHMVSRTGAIAGVNGGGFADPNWKGNGFKPIGVVISQGELYYEGLGGKNSTQIVGLDTKGKMIAGKYSLEELSKLDVQEAVTFQPRLIVNGKGLIRNAAEGWGIAPRTAMGQRADGAIIFVVIDGRQPGYSIGANLYDVQQILLKHGAVIAANLDGGSSTVLVKDNQIVNKPSSEYGERYLPTAFLVFEHPEQADIANIWEGLDPYKIDAGKKRTP; encoded by the coding sequence GTGAACCCGTCATCATTACCTCAGCGTTCCACGGTTAAGAAGAAGAGAAAAAGTCAGAAACGAAAGAAGAAAAGTTTTTTCCGTACCCTTTCCAAAGTAATTCTAACTTTTTTGATACTGATCCTTGCAGCGGGGGGCTGGTTTTACTTGGCTCCATCGGCCCGAAATTTCCGTTTCTTGGTCGCAGATACTTTGATTACAACCCAGCACCGTTATTTGGCGAAATATATTATAGGCGAAGATGAATTGAAAAATCGGGTGTCGGAGTATAGTACCCGCTTCGAACAGATGGGTGTGGAAGAAGATACCCATACCATAGACACTGCTAAACCCCAAGAAGAAGAACTAGTGAAACCCCTTGTCGAGGTTGAGAATGTTTCAGGCAGTGGTTATACGGGATTCGTCATGATCGTGAATGATCCTACCAAAATCCGTTTGGGTATACCGAATAAGGTCGGCTCCGGTGAGAAGGTATCCCACATGGTTTCACGTACAGGTGCGATTGCCGGGGTTAATGGCGGCGGGTTTGCCGATCCCAACTGGAAAGGCAACGGATTCAAACCGATAGGTGTCGTTATTTCACAAGGGGAATTATATTACGAAGGTTTGGGCGGTAAAAATTCTACTCAGATTGTAGGTCTGGATACTAAGGGGAAGATGATTGCCGGAAAGTACTCTCTTGAAGAACTTAGCAAGTTGGATGTTCAAGAGGCAGTCACGTTTCAGCCGCGTCTTATTGTAAACGGCAAGGGTCTGATTAGAAATGCCGCAGAAGGCTGGGGAATTGCTCCTCGTACTGCTATGGGCCAACGTGCAGACGGAGCTATAATATTCGTAGTCATTGACGGTAGACAACCGGGATACAGCATCGGTGCGAACCTCTATGATGTTCAGCAAATTCTCTTGAAGCATGGAGCGGTGATCGCGGCGAATCTGGATGGAGGTTCATCTACTGTGCTTGTGAAAGATAATCAGATAGTAAACAAGCCTTCATCTGAATACGGTGAGCGTTATTTACCAACAGCTTTCCTGGTGTTTGAACATCCTGAACAGGCGGATATTGCGAACATCTGGGAGGGTCTGGATCCTTATAAGATTGATGCCGGAAAAAAACGAACTCCCTAA
- a CDS encoding DUF1796 family putative cysteine peptidase → MNYNEIKGTYDVIFSLGHNCLAATQLSRHMLRKVGGVLDWVESPIQAGVNHLLRNRFVNFMEFPNLAITGINEKAESYIVRDAAYHIFSHHDFHLKENTPEQLISYPELRAKVDRRVPRFLQTLQNANRILFIRTEGTIHETAELLEVLKGLVAGEFNVLVINHAPVQGVVETPWPFHNVCALQIPEVPDMFENNDYLWKIILDGFHVR, encoded by the coding sequence TTGAATTACAATGAAATTAAGGGTACCTATGATGTTATTTTCAGTTTAGGACATAATTGTCTAGCTGCAACTCAATTATCTCGTCATATGTTAAGGAAGGTAGGAGGCGTGCTGGATTGGGTGGAGTCGCCTATTCAAGCAGGAGTTAATCATTTACTGCGCAATCGTTTTGTGAATTTTATGGAATTCCCTAATCTAGCAATAACAGGAATTAACGAAAAGGCTGAAAGTTATATTGTACGAGATGCCGCCTATCATATCTTCTCCCATCATGATTTCCACCTAAAGGAGAACACACCTGAGCAGCTTATAAGCTACCCTGAGCTTAGAGCAAAGGTGGATCGGCGGGTTCCGCGGTTTCTACAGACACTTCAGAATGCTAATCGCATATTATTTATTCGCACGGAAGGAACCATACATGAAACAGCGGAACTCTTAGAGGTTCTAAAAGGACTGGTAGCCGGGGAGTTCAATGTACTTGTCATTAACCACGCCCCAGTACAAGGAGTGGTTGAAACCCCTTGGCCTTTCCATAATGTATGCGCTCTTCAGATCCCTGAGGTGCCGGATATGTTTGAAAATAACGATTACCTGTGGAAGATCATTTTGGATGGATTTCACGTTCGATAG
- a CDS encoding glycosyltransferase family 2 protein produces MAKISVLMPVYNVANYIEESICSILTQTYRDFELLIIDDGSTDGTLDIIRKFDDSRIKLITHTINLGIIESLNQGIDLANGEYIARMDGDDIALPQRFERQVAFMDAHPDCGVCGSQVRYLGRNEITKKPLNHEEIKCWQLFHCTLVHPSVMIRKSVLNNHGIRYLYYYYAEDYEIWNRLAEVTQIVNLPEVLLVYRLHSQQVSNVHELVQEQHAESIRKNQLRQLDIETSVEEYQTHLDFCHFRIRVQEPDQYYKALAWAHKILEGNLRRQKYEHQTLNTVLSQCFSLSR; encoded by the coding sequence TTGGCCAAGATATCAGTTCTCATGCCGGTATATAATGTAGCAAATTATATTGAAGAATCAATCTGCAGTATTCTGACGCAAACCTATCGGGATTTCGAATTGTTAATTATTGATGATGGATCTACAGACGGAACCTTAGATATCATCAGAAAGTTTGACGACAGCAGAATCAAATTAATTACTCATACGATCAACTTGGGTATCATCGAATCCTTAAATCAAGGGATAGATTTAGCCAACGGCGAGTATATTGCCCGAATGGACGGGGATGATATCGCATTGCCCCAGCGCTTTGAGCGCCAGGTGGCATTCATGGATGCTCATCCAGACTGCGGTGTGTGTGGCTCTCAGGTTCGTTACTTGGGAAGAAACGAGATTACCAAGAAACCCTTAAATCATGAAGAAATTAAATGCTGGCAGTTATTCCACTGTACTCTTGTCCATCCCTCCGTAATGATCCGAAAATCCGTTCTTAACAACCATGGAATCCGGTATTTGTACTATTATTATGCGGAGGATTATGAAATATGGAATCGATTAGCAGAAGTTACGCAAATTGTTAACTTACCTGAAGTATTACTCGTATACAGACTGCATTCTCAACAAGTCTCTAACGTACATGAACTTGTTCAAGAGCAGCATGCTGAGAGTATCCGGAAGAATCAGTTGCGCCAGCTCGATATTGAAACCTCCGTTGAGGAATATCAGACACATTTGGATTTTTGCCACTTTAGAATTCGAGTTCAAGAACCAGACCAATATTATAAAGCATTAGCCTGGGCTCATAAGATACTTGAAGGCAATCTAAGGAGACAAAAATACGAACATCAGACTTTAAATACGGTATTATCCCAATGCTTCAGTTTATCTAGGTAA
- a CDS encoding sensor histidine kinase, which yields MRNNIIGRKLGVVIISVFLVVLLFLGFTIDRMFTNFYYSEMQTETEELTSHFTIMAESQDTTTEQMMRTFAEFSNVSIFNISKNGNVDFHSGVHDSTDRSFIRAADLKGIFLGDSVSFDYKDPSGHRYFVTGQPILEGETIRSALYVMASTESMDRSLSDVRNILFLSGFGAFILAMGITWVIARALSRPLVQMQKATRQIAAGELETRLTIRSKDEIGFLAGAINDLAVDLQRYRDTRQEFLANISHELRTPITYLEGYAKVVMDGLYETEEEKNLYLNIIYQEAHRIQHLVDDLFELAKMEEGNISLTFEWVDLSQMVDRAVHKVELKAREKDLKLDVQYIGTAVKVHGDEKRMEQIVMNLLENAIRYTDHGEIKVYLDFGAGSVAFIVEDTGMGIPEAEIPYIFDRFYRVEKSRSRQYGGSGLGLSIVKKLMDLHGGKIVITSKVGIGTRFEVHFT from the coding sequence ATGAGAAATAACATTATCGGGCGAAAACTCGGTGTTGTAATCATTTCCGTCTTTTTAGTGGTACTGTTGTTTCTGGGCTTTACCATTGACCGGATGTTTACTAATTTTTATTACAGTGAAATGCAAACAGAGACGGAGGAGCTTACCTCTCACTTTACGATAATGGCTGAATCTCAAGATACGACTACAGAACAGATGATGCGTACCTTTGCTGAATTCTCGAATGTCAGTATCTTTAATATTTCTAAGAACGGAAACGTTGATTTCCATTCAGGTGTGCACGATTCAACCGACCGTTCCTTTATTCGTGCTGCTGACTTAAAGGGAATATTCCTAGGGGATAGCGTAAGCTTTGACTATAAAGATCCTAGTGGACATCGCTACTTCGTAACAGGACAACCTATACTGGAAGGGGAAACCATACGCTCTGCTCTCTACGTAATGGCTTCCACAGAAAGTATGGATCGTTCCCTATCTGATGTTCGGAATATATTATTCTTGTCCGGATTCGGCGCATTTATCTTGGCCATGGGCATCACTTGGGTAATTGCCAGAGCTTTGTCCCGTCCGCTTGTACAAATGCAAAAGGCAACCCGTCAAATTGCTGCCGGTGAACTCGAAACCAGGCTAACCATTCGAAGTAAAGATGAGATTGGATTTCTTGCAGGTGCCATAAATGACCTGGCCGTGGATCTTCAGCGATACCGCGATACTCGTCAGGAGTTTCTAGCTAATATCTCTCATGAGCTTCGAACACCCATTACTTATCTGGAAGGTTATGCGAAGGTAGTCATGGATGGTCTATATGAGACTGAAGAGGAGAAAAACCTGTATTTGAATATTATTTATCAGGAAGCGCACCGAATTCAACATCTGGTTGACGACCTTTTTGAACTGGCCAAGATGGAAGAAGGCAATATTTCTCTAACCTTTGAATGGGTGGATCTATCCCAAATGGTAGACCGGGCAGTTCATAAAGTTGAATTGAAGGCCCGGGAGAAAGATCTTAAGCTGGACGTGCAGTATATTGGAACAGCCGTGAAGGTTCACGGGGATGAGAAACGCATGGAACAGATTGTGATGAATCTTTTGGAAAATGCTATTCGCTATACAGATCATGGTGAAATCAAAGTTTATCTAGATTTTGGAGCAGGCTCCGTTGCTTTTATTGTAGAGGACACGGGCATGGGTATACCTGAAGCAGAGATCCCTTATATCTTTGATCGGTTTTACCGGGTGGAGAAATCTCGTTCCAGGCAATACGGCGGGAGTGGACTTGGACTCTCTATCGTTAAAAAGCTGATGGATCTCCACGGTGGTAAAATTGTGATTACTAGTAAAGTTGGAATCGGTACCCGCTTCGAGGTCCATTTTACCTAG
- a CDS encoding response regulator transcription factor, protein MSKLQVLIVDDEWNMRNLLRIYLSKEGFGTKEATTGHEALAMWREHQFDLILLDVMMPDMDGWQVCKLIRETDSTIPVLMLTARSETKDKVQGLGMGADDYLTKPFEPEELLARIYSLLRRSTGGLQAKQPERVVIEFPGLKIYPESREVHIQDTNVEFTLKEFDLLSTLAQSRQRAFNREELVDRLWGNDYGGETRVIDSHIKNIREKLHNAGLPYNPIQTVWGLGYKFQIPGDV, encoded by the coding sequence TTGTCGAAACTTCAGGTTCTAATCGTAGATGATGAATGGAACATGCGCAATCTGCTGCGGATCTATCTAAGTAAAGAGGGCTTTGGAACCAAGGAAGCTACAACAGGACATGAAGCCTTGGCGATGTGGCGTGAGCATCAATTTGATCTGATTTTGTTAGATGTGATGATGCCGGATATGGATGGTTGGCAAGTCTGCAAGTTGATCCGGGAGACCGATTCGACCATTCCGGTTCTGATGCTAACCGCCCGCTCAGAGACAAAGGACAAAGTTCAGGGGCTTGGAATGGGTGCGGATGATTATTTAACCAAACCTTTTGAACCGGAAGAGTTATTGGCTCGAATCTATTCTTTACTTCGGCGTTCCACCGGAGGATTGCAGGCCAAACAACCAGAACGTGTTGTTATTGAATTTCCCGGTCTGAAGATCTATCCAGAGTCCCGTGAGGTTCATATTCAAGATACAAACGTCGAGTTTACGCTTAAGGAATTTGATCTTCTATCTACGCTGGCCCAGAGCAGGCAACGTGCGTTCAACAGGGAAGAGCTTGTGGACAGGTTATGGGGGAATGATTACGGAGGAGAGACTCGTGTCATAGATTCACACATCAAGAATATCCGTGAGAAGCTGCACAATGCAGGGCTCCCGTATAACCCGATACAGACCGTCTGGGGACTCGGCTATAAATTTCAGATTCCTGGTGATGTCTAA
- a CDS encoding Gfo/Idh/MocA family protein gives MELGAAIIGCGAISPLHAKAISAMKGVQLRVVVDVDAAKAEQAARECGCSRVVDYRELLDRPDIDVVHLCTPHHLHAEMAIECLNAGKHVLTEKPIASDLPSAKRMVEAAENSTGQLGVVFQNRYNEPSIRIKEALDSGELGQLICMKGIVTWHRDESYYTNSTWRGRWDTEGGGVLINQTIHTLDLLQWFGGEISSVKGSITTDALNGIIEVEDTAHATLFFKNNVRALFYATNAYLVNSPVELELVFEQGTLIQRRDCLYLYKKGKETLWSHPPTGNALGKSYWGVSHSLLIKDFYEHVRDKRDFWLNGTEGMKALQLVSDIYTSSSARLTNL, from the coding sequence ATGGAACTTGGAGCGGCTATTATAGGATGTGGAGCGATTTCACCTTTACATGCCAAAGCGATCTCAGCCATGAAGGGAGTTCAACTTCGGGTGGTAGTCGATGTGGATGCAGCAAAAGCAGAACAGGCAGCGCGAGAATGCGGATGTTCCAGGGTGGTGGATTACCGAGAGCTATTGGACCGACCGGATATAGATGTGGTGCACTTGTGCACTCCCCATCACTTACACGCTGAGATGGCCATTGAATGTTTGAATGCGGGAAAGCATGTACTTACCGAAAAGCCGATCGCTTCAGATCTCCCATCTGCAAAGCGTATGGTGGAAGCTGCTGAGAACAGTACCGGTCAACTCGGAGTCGTGTTTCAGAACCGCTATAATGAGCCTTCGATTCGTATCAAGGAGGCTCTGGACTCTGGTGAACTGGGACAGCTGATCTGCATGAAGGGTATAGTAACCTGGCACCGCGATGAGTCTTATTATACAAATAGTACATGGAGAGGTCGCTGGGATACGGAAGGCGGAGGCGTACTGATTAATCAGACGATCCACACACTGGATTTACTTCAATGGTTTGGCGGAGAGATATCCTCAGTTAAAGGAAGTATCACTACAGATGCCCTGAATGGCATTATTGAGGTGGAGGATACGGCGCATGCAACCTTATTTTTTAAAAATAACGTCAGAGCTCTATTCTATGCCACCAATGCCTACCTCGTAAATTCCCCTGTAGAGCTGGAGCTGGTTTTTGAACAAGGGACATTAATTCAGCGCAGGGATTGCTTATATCTCTATAAAAAGGGTAAAGAAACCTTATGGAGCCACCCCCCTACGGGTAACGCATTGGGTAAGTCCTATTGGGGCGTCAGTCACAGTCTGCTGATTAAAGACTTTTACGAGCATGTTAGGGATAAACGGGATTTTTGGCTGAATGGTACGGAGGGAATGAAGGCTTTACAGCTGGTTTCGGATATCTATACCTCTTCGAGTGCCAGACTTACAAATCTCTAA
- a CDS encoding Gfo/Idh/MocA family protein, which produces MSRNDGMLYAPTYEAKPVVKPGEFIFAAIALDHGHIYGMCNGLIEAGAQLKWVYDPDAEKVKSFIDRYPGVRAARSAEEILEDPGVRMVATAAIPSERGPLGLKVMGHGKDYFTDKTPFTTLEQLEAARVQSARTKQKYMVYFSERLHVESAIYAGQLIRQGAIGRPLQVIGLGPHRLNAANRPEWFFQREKYGGILCDIGSHHTEQFLYYCGCTDATVLHSKVANYNNSAYPELEDFGDATLVGDNGATQYFRVDWFTPGGLGTWGDGRTMIMGTEGYIELRKYTDIGRSSTPDHVFWVDSQGEHYEHVAGKIGYPFFGELILDSMNRTELAMTQAHVFKAAELCLLAQAKAIHLSSILR; this is translated from the coding sequence ATGAGTCGCAATGATGGAATGCTGTACGCGCCTACTTATGAAGCCAAACCTGTAGTTAAGCCCGGAGAATTCATATTCGCGGCCATTGCTCTAGATCACGGACATATCTATGGGATGTGCAACGGTCTAATAGAAGCTGGAGCTCAGTTGAAATGGGTGTATGACCCCGATGCGGAAAAGGTTAAATCGTTTATAGATAGGTACCCGGGAGTGAGAGCCGCCCGTTCGGCAGAAGAAATTCTGGAAGATCCTGGGGTGCGTATGGTGGCTACTGCTGCTATTCCCTCAGAACGGGGTCCGTTAGGGCTTAAGGTCATGGGACATGGTAAGGATTACTTTACAGACAAAACACCCTTTACGACACTTGAACAATTAGAAGCGGCAAGGGTGCAGTCAGCTCGCACGAAGCAGAAGTATATGGTTTATTTCAGTGAAAGACTGCATGTTGAAAGTGCAATATACGCAGGTCAACTCATTCGCCAAGGAGCCATTGGCCGTCCTTTACAAGTGATCGGATTGGGCCCGCACCGTTTAAATGCTGCTAATCGTCCGGAATGGTTCTTCCAAAGAGAGAAATACGGCGGCATCCTGTGTGATATTGGGAGCCATCACACCGAACAATTTCTATACTATTGTGGATGTACTGATGCAACAGTCCTTCACAGCAAAGTAGCCAACTATAACAACAGCGCCTACCCTGAACTGGAGGATTTCGGAGATGCCACACTTGTGGGGGATAACGGAGCTACACAATATTTCCGAGTAGACTGGTTTACACCGGGCGGTCTGGGCACCTGGGGAGACGGACGAACGATGATAATGGGGACTGAAGGCTATATTGAGCTGCGCAAATACACCGATATCGGACGTTCGAGCACGCCAGACCATGTGTTTTGGGTAGATAGTCAAGGAGAACATTATGAGCATGTAGCGGGCAAGATCGGATACCCTTTTTTCGGGGAGCTAATTCTGGACAGCATGAATCGAACGGAATTGGCCATGACGCAGGCTCATGTATTTAAAGCGGCAGAGCTATGCCTTCTAGCACAAGCTAAGGCAATCCATCTTTCATCAATTTTGAGGTAA
- a CDS encoding sugar phosphate isomerase/epimerase family protein, with amino-acid sequence MKPSMIAAQMYTFREYTQTKEELRSTFQKLASIGYTAVQVSGIGPIDPLVVKQFADEYGLEICATHVPWTRLVDDLDALAKEHQLWNCKYIGLGGLPDLYRTGLEGYRIFIKEISAIAKRLNENYGLQFIYHNHDFEFERLEDGRTGMDILLAETDPDYVGFELDLYWLQAAGADPVEWIHKVNDRMQVVHLKDMAVIDRKPVFAEVGEGNMNYPGIIKACRETGVEWYVVEQDVCRRDPFESVTISLDYLLHTIEGV; translated from the coding sequence ATGAAGCCTTCGATGATTGCAGCACAAATGTACACCTTTAGAGAGTATACACAGACCAAAGAAGAATTAAGGTCAACTTTTCAAAAGCTGGCTTCCATAGGTTATACCGCCGTTCAGGTGTCTGGTATCGGACCTATCGATCCGTTGGTAGTTAAACAATTCGCCGATGAATATGGATTGGAGATATGCGCTACGCATGTGCCATGGACTCGTTTGGTGGATGATTTGGACGCTCTGGCTAAAGAACATCAGCTGTGGAACTGCAAATATATCGGATTAGGCGGGTTGCCCGATCTGTACCGCACCGGTCTGGAAGGTTACCGTATCTTTATTAAAGAGATTTCAGCAATCGCCAAACGATTGAATGAGAATTACGGCTTGCAATTTATTTACCATAATCATGATTTTGAGTTTGAACGCCTAGAGGACGGCAGAACAGGAATGGACATTCTTTTGGCAGAGACAGATCCTGATTATGTGGGCTTCGAGCTCGATTTATATTGGTTACAGGCAGCAGGTGCGGATCCGGTGGAATGGATTCACAAGGTCAACGACAGAATGCAAGTGGTCCATCTTAAAGATATGGCCGTAATTGATCGAAAGCCTGTTTTTGCTGAGGTGGGTGAAGGGAATATGAATTATCCGGGTATTATTAAGGCTTGTCGTGAGACCGGTGTTGAATGGTATGTGGTGGAGCAGGACGTTTGCCGACGGGATCCCTTTGAGAGCGTTACCATTAGTTTGGACTATCTTTTACATACGATCGAGGGGGTTTAG
- a CDS encoding Gfo/Idh/MocA family protein, producing the protein MELVRYGIIGLGNMGRSHALSLLNEVKGAELTAVCDMDPERLKWAEKNLPESVVLFQNPIDLFKSHSVDAVLISTPHYDHPTLAIEALSYGYHVLIEKPAGVYTKAVREMNDAAALSDRKFGIMYNQRTNPLYQKLRELIQSGELGEIRRTNWIITNWYRSQSYYNSGGWRASWAGEGGGVLLNQDPHQLDLWQWTTGMMPKRVRAFCHFGKYRDIEVEDDVTAYVEYENGATGLFITTTGEAPGTNRFEINGDNGKIVVEDGALTFWRLRTPEPKFNAEFTGGFGAPECWKCEIPVEKGIGEQHLGILRNFTNAISFNEPLLAPGEEGIKGLTLSNAMYLSAWTDNWVELPIDEDLFFEKLSDKIKYSNFVKENVVSKPLDVKGTH; encoded by the coding sequence TTGGAGTTAGTACGCTATGGAATTATTGGATTAGGAAATATGGGCCGAAGCCACGCCTTGAGTCTGCTAAATGAGGTTAAAGGCGCAGAGCTTACGGCCGTGTGCGATATGGACCCGGAACGACTGAAATGGGCTGAGAAGAATTTACCGGAGAGTGTGGTTTTATTCCAAAATCCAATCGACTTATTCAAGTCGCATTCTGTTGACGCTGTACTGATCTCCACACCCCACTATGATCACCCCACGCTCGCCATAGAAGCGTTAAGCTATGGATATCATGTGTTGATAGAGAAACCGGCCGGGGTATACACAAAGGCTGTGCGAGAAATGAATGATGCTGCCGCTCTGTCGGATCGCAAATTCGGAATCATGTATAATCAGCGGACGAATCCCCTTTACCAGAAGCTGAGAGAGCTCATTCAATCCGGAGAGCTTGGTGAAATCCGCCGAACCAACTGGATTATCACGAATTGGTATCGCTCTCAGAGTTATTATAATTCCGGCGGCTGGCGCGCCAGCTGGGCAGGTGAAGGCGGCGGCGTGTTATTGAATCAAGACCCGCATCAATTAGATCTGTGGCAGTGGACAACAGGAATGATGCCCAAGCGGGTCCGGGCTTTCTGCCACTTCGGTAAATATCGTGATATAGAGGTGGAAGACGATGTTACCGCGTATGTGGAGTATGAGAACGGCGCTACGGGCTTATTTATTACTACCACTGGTGAAGCACCGGGAACCAACCGTTTTGAAATAAATGGGGATAACGGAAAAATTGTCGTGGAAGACGGGGCACTAACTTTCTGGCGTTTACGGACACCGGAACCCAAGTTCAATGCAGAATTCACAGGCGGTTTCGGTGCCCCGGAATGCTGGAAGTGTGAAATTCCGGTAGAAAAAGGAATAGGTGAACAGCATTTAGGCATCCTTCGTAATTTCACGAACGCTATTTCCTTTAACGAGCCGCTCCTCGCACCTGGTGAAGAAGGAATTAAGGGTCTAACTCTTTCAAATGCCATGTATTTATCGGCTTGGACCGACAACTGGGTAGAACTGCCCATCGATGAAGACTTATTCTTTGAGAAGCTGTCTGATAAAATCAAATACTCCAATTTTGTAAAAGAAAACGTGGTAAGTAAGCCGCTGGATGTTAAGGGAACTCACTAA
- a CDS encoding helix-turn-helix domain-containing protein, with translation MNQPTTITGRLLENLTVTVTHAQLSSKYPGWNRTNETPSFNRLYFIDRGEGKVILNGITHFPKPGQLMIMPAGSTQTTETSTENPYSRYYCHFEARIGEWPLFHSANKLFISDAPDPDAAREIFSDMIHQLQNNDVLSTLRIQSYLLNLVALCLESGGYTDFMQEFIQTRDQGKLAHVLNYIDERLNKPLEVEELAELVHLHPNYFIPYFKKFMGVPPMHYVHLKRMEFAKRLLSYSDSTISDIAEQVGMELAHFSKYFKKLSGVSPSAYRNSTK, from the coding sequence GTGAATCAGCCCACAACAATTACAGGCCGTCTACTTGAAAATCTAACGGTCACGGTAACACATGCTCAGCTAAGCAGTAAATACCCGGGTTGGAACCGCACGAATGAGACTCCTTCCTTCAATAGGCTGTATTTCATAGATAGGGGTGAAGGAAAGGTGATCCTCAATGGAATCACTCATTTTCCCAAACCGGGTCAACTAATGATTATGCCGGCCGGAAGCACCCAAACGACTGAGACCTCAACGGAGAATCCATATTCACGTTATTATTGTCATTTCGAGGCTCGTATCGGGGAATGGCCGTTGTTCCACTCCGCTAACAAGCTGTTTATCAGTGACGCCCCCGATCCTGACGCTGCACGGGAAATCTTCTCCGACATGATCCACCAGCTGCAAAATAACGATGTTCTATCCACGCTGCGTATTCAATCCTATCTCCTGAACCTGGTCGCCTTATGTCTGGAATCCGGTGGTTACACGGATTTCATGCAGGAATTTATCCAGACCCGTGATCAAGGAAAGCTCGCCCATGTCCTTAATTACATTGATGAGCGCCTGAATAAACCTTTGGAGGTGGAAGAGTTAGCCGAACTTGTCCACCTTCACCCGAATTATTTCATTCCTTACTTTAAAAAGTTCATGGGTGTTCCCCCTATGCATTATGTGCACCTGAAACGGATGGAATTTGCTAAAAGGCTGCTGTCCTATTCGGATTCCACCATCTCAGACATCGCGGAACAGGTCGGGATGGAACTGGCCCATTTCTCTAAATATTTCAAAAAGTTAAGCGGAGTCTCTCCTTCTGCTTACCGAAACAGTACGAAATAG